CGAACAGGAAATCCGAGTCGCCGGTTTCGACGAGCTGCCGGCGCAGCGCCACCAACAGCGCCGCCAGGAAGCCGAAGAAGACGAGGCTGCCTACGCCCATCTGGTAAAGCATGACACCAACCGCGCTCTCGACCGGCACCGAGGCGGCACCCTCGGCCTGAGCGCTTTGCCAGTTGAGATTGATGCTCGTGCTCGACAGGTTGCCGCCGAGCCCCAATCCTTGTCCCAGCGGGTCGGCCAGGAAGTCGCGCATGCCTGCGATCAGGCCGAGGACGTGATAGTCGCCATGCGTCGCGCCGTAGCCGATCGCCGCCGTCGTCCAGACCACGGCCAGCGCTATCACCGCCATGAGCGCCAGGCCGGTGCGCGAGGGCTTGTAGATCAGTCGCGCGGCAATCGCGACGAAGAGCATGAACGTCGCCCCCTTGGAGCCGATGACGAGCAACAGCGGCAAGGCTGCGACAGGCAGCAACCACCGTCCTCTGAACAGGAGCCAGGCCGAAATGGTGCTCAAGGCGTAAGCATAGCTGATCGGATGGAAGTTCGGGCCGCCGATGCGAAACACGCTCGGCAGGATGTCGTTGAACAGCGGCGTGTTGAAGAAGGTCGTGGTCATCACGTCCTCGATGCCACGATAAACGAAACCGGTTTCCTTCAGCGCTTGCTCCCACACTCCCGTCTCGACCTGCCGCGATATGCTGCGCTCGACGTAAAGGTCGCCATGGAAGAGGCCGAGGAAATCCATCGTGAAGATCAGTTCGGCGTAGCCATAGATGATCGCGCCGGCGCCGAGCCAGAGCATGCTCTTGCGCAGATCGACGGGATAAAGGCTGGCGGCGAGGACCGCGACGTGAAAGCAGGCGAGCGGTGTGATCGTGTTGCGGAAATAGACGACCGCGTCCTTGGGGCCGCCATGCACGACGCCGAGGGCGAAATAGAAACAGACCGTTCCGCACAGCGCCATGTTGAGCAGCAGCCATGGACGCAATTCGGTCAGCGCGCGGACGCGGTGCTGAAACGAGGCGGCGAGGAAGATGCCGAACGCGGTCATCAGGATGATGAAGTTCGTGCCGCGCAGCGCGTCGAACGTGTCGTTGTCGGGAATGTACGGGGTGAACCAGGCGACCACGAGGTTCTGATAGAGGAAGGCGCAGATGATCAGCACGGGAACGCCCGAAGGCACCGCGTTCGCAATGATCAGCGTCAACACGAAGGTCGCGGCAACCCCGAACGGGGTCCAGACAGCAAAGGAGGAGACGGCGAGCGCAACGACAAGCAAGGCCGTGCCGACATGCAGCAGGGCTTCGGGCATGTCGCGGCCCGGCAGTCCGACAGGCGAATAGGCCTGCGTCGTGCTCATCGGCGGCCCCCTCCTGTCGTTGCTCGCCCCAGCAAGCGTCTATGGCGCCTGTCGTCCACGTCCGCTAACCTCCAAGGAGCGCGGCGATCATCGAGCCGTCGAAGCCTTCGACGCTCCGCCGGTTCTTGATGAAGCCGAAACCCTGATCGAGCTCCCAATAGGTCCATGCGACCTGATTCGTTTCCGCCGCCTTGCGCACGGCGCGCACCCAGGAAGCGCGGCTTTCGGCATCCACGCAGAAATTGAGCACGCCGAATTCGTTCAGCATCGCCGGGCAGTCATGGGTCGCGGACCAACGCGCCAGATCGGCAAAATCGGAGGCGATCCGTGCCTCTGTCCAAGGCGCCGACAATCCGTCCTCAACGAGGTTGGCGGCCTCCTCGTCGCCGGCCGCGCGCAGTTTGGAAAGCAGCTGGTTCACCGCCGCCGTTTCCTTGCTTGCGGGAAAGGGCAGGCCCGCGATGCGGGCGAGCGGCGACGCATCCCAGTTTTCGCACTGATGGGTGAATGCCATCGGAGCGTAGTAGTGAACCGCGGCAATCTGATTGTCGTCGGCGAGCGGCGGCGTATCGGCGATTTCCCAGATGCCCTGAAACCGTGCCGGTCCCCAGACCAGCGTGTGGAGCGGACACTTCGCTCGCAACCTTGCGGCGATCCGTTCGCGCAGCGCCAGCCATGCGTTCCGTTCCATCGGTGGCTCGTTCAGCAGCTCCGGGTAGACCGATTCCATCGGCAGGTCGGCGACAACGACACGCAAGGAGGTCCAGGCCCGAAGCACCTGCCCGCCCGCGGCTTCGGGATCGTTTCGGAAAGCCGCCACCAGCTCGCCCGAGGGATGCATGTCGAGGAGGACCGAAAAGCCCAACCCGACAAGATCCCGGATCCCATTCTGGATGCGGCGAAGCGTTGCCGGATGGCCGCTGGAGACGAGGTCGCCGTTCACCGGCAGCCGAATGGTTTCGAAGCCCGCCTGGCGCAGCTTTTCAAGCGTGGCCGTGGCGGGGGCAGGTCCACCGTCGCGGTCGAACCATCCTGGAAGGTTGAAGCCGCGCGACGGGACGCGGACGCCGCCCGTCGCCAGCGCGGCCGACCGTGGCAGAGGGGAGGTGGCGAGCAGGACTCCGGCGGCAAGTGCCAGCGCATGTCGCCGTGACATCTTGGACGGCGATGTCATCGATGCATCGCCTCCACTGCCTATCCCCGGGCGGCGGCGCTGCGGCGCTGTTCGCCCACCGCTCGCGGACCGTCCATCGCCTCGGCCGGCCGTGCGCCGTCCGGCGCGACGACAAGAGTGGCGCTGCGGCCGATCTGGCCGGCGCCGAATTTTTGCGCAAGCAGCTTGGCGGCTTCCGAAGGCTGCTCGAACGGGCCGAGCGCAAGAAGCGCAAGGTCGGCTTTGGCGAAGAGTTCCGGAATCCAGCCATTCTCATTGAACGAAGGGGCGATCACGAGCACGAAATCGAACGCGCTCCCGGCTTCCGCCAGAATGCCGCGGAAGGTGTTGCGATCCGGCACGCCAGGACCTTTCTCCATCACGGAGCTGCAGACGACCGTCCGCAGGCCGGTCGCGCCGTCGATGAACAATCCGGCTCCGTCTGTCGTCGAGCTAGACAGATGATCGCCGATTTCCACCATCAGCACATTCTGATCGGCCCGTTGCATGCCGATGCCCAGCATCGCGCCCGCGATCCTTGCCTCGAAGCTGCTGCGGATCGAGGACACGAGGATGACAAAGGGTTTGCCGTGGTCGTTCAGGTGCAGGACCATCTGCCGCATGATCTTCAGGACGTCGAGCGACAGCGTTTCGTTTCCGGTCTGGAACAGCTGCTTCCTGATCGCCTTGATGTTGGAATAGGCGGTTCCGCCGGCGACGCCGGGCAGGCGGTATTCGCCGAAATTGGCGGGCATCGGCAGTGGCCGGGGGCTGACGGGCGCGCTGTCCTTGCGGTCCACGACCGGCTCCTGTGCGGCATGCTTCGGCGCCTGCGGATCCTCTTCCGGCTGCGGGACCGGACCAAGCGCCAAGGCAAGGCCGCATCCGGCGAGAAGCCCCAGCACGACGCTCACCAGGAGAAGCAGGACCGGCTTCGGCCATGTCGGCTGGACCGGCGGCGAGGCGACGCCGATCTTGCGCGCCTCGGACGTCTGCACGCCCTGCATCTGGGACGTTTCCTGGGCGCGCTTGAGATAGTCGTCGAGCACGGCGCGCGCGGCCTGCGCCTTGGATTCCAGTTGCCGCAGCTGCACCTGCGCGATGTTCGAGTCCGTGGACTGCTGACGCAGGGCTTCGAGCTTGTCCTGCAGCTTGCCGACATTCTGCACGGCAAGATCGTAGCTGGCCTTCAACTGCTGCCTTATCCGATCGGCCTCGGCCGCCATCAGTCGCTGCAACCGCTCCAGTTCGGACTGAAGCCGTCCGATCGTCGGGTGACGCGGCCCGTACATGGTTTGCAGGCTGGCAAGCTCGGTGGCGCGCTGGTTGTAGTCGTCGCGCAATTTGCTGGCGGAGGTGGAGGTAAGAATATCCGCGAGCTTGGCGAGTCCGGCCGGTGAATTGCCCGCCGCCAGCGCCTGGTTGTAGCGGTCCTTGGCCCGATCGGCGTCACCCTGGGCGGCTATCAGCTGCGCCGTGAGCTGATCGAGCTGCGACTGCAGCGTGCCGCCATCCGTCGAATTCACGATATTGTGTTTCGTCTTGAAATCCTCGACCGCGCGCTCGGCGTCGCTGACATCCTTCTGCAGGCCCGAGATCCTGTCCGTCAGCAGCGTGTTCACGTCGCTGTTGGCGGTCTCGCGTTCTCCCACGAGGCCTGCCCGGTACTGGTCGACGATGGCATTGGCGATGCGCGCTGCCTTTTCCGGCGACGGCGAGGTGAAGCTGACATTGATGACATAGGTAAGTCCTTCGCGCTCCACCGACACCTTGCTCTGGAAGCGTTTGAAGGCGGCATCCTGCGTAGGGGTCGCGCCGGCTCCGAACAGCGACAGCAGACGCGACGTCATACCGGCGCCGGCGAATTCCGGATCGCTGTCGAGCTTCTGGCTTCTGAAGACCGCGCCCAGCAGGTCGGGCGACTGGATGACGAAGACCTGGCTGGCGATGGCGGCGCTGTCGGACCCGATCCCCGGAAGCACGTTGTTGAAATTGGTCGCGCGCGTGTCGCGGGGGTCGATCAGTATCGAGGCCGTCGCGGTATAGCTCGGTTTCGTCACCGCAAGATAGGAAAGCGCGAGCAGCAATGCCGCGCCGGCGATGGCAAGCACCATCAAGCGGCGCGCCCAAAGAATGGCCCACACGGCACCTATGTCGAACAGCGGCGGAAGAGTGCGCTCGTCGATCCTGGCTGGCTTCATCAATGTTCCTCGTGCGGAGCCGCGACCTAACGACCTCACTCGTCTCCACATTATTAAGGATTATCGTTAGCCATCCGTTAAGCGTGGCGGCGTGACGATGAGCTCGGCGTGGGCGATGCCGGTAACCATGCGAAGCGTTCGCGCTGGCGCGGTTGCGGCATTTTGCTTATGCAGGATCGGGTTTTGAGCGTCGTCGTAGGTGCTGGGTAGGCCCATCGCCGATCGTCTCAGGAGGCGACGTTGAAGGACAATACAGGGAACCGCGAGGCCGCCCAGGGGGC
The window above is part of the Mesorhizobium sp. WSM4904 genome. Proteins encoded here:
- a CDS encoding cellulase family glycosylhydrolase, which gives rise to MTSPSKMSRRHALALAAGVLLATSPLPRSAALATGGVRVPSRGFNLPGWFDRDGGPAPATATLEKLRQAGFETIRLPVNGDLVSSGHPATLRRIQNGIRDLVGLGFSVLLDMHPSGELVAAFRNDPEAAGGQVLRAWTSLRVVVADLPMESVYPELLNEPPMERNAWLALRERIAARLRAKCPLHTLVWGPARFQGIWEIADTPPLADDNQIAAVHYYAPMAFTHQCENWDASPLARIAGLPFPASKETAAVNQLLSKLRAAGDEEAANLVEDGLSAPWTEARIASDFADLARWSATHDCPAMLNEFGVLNFCVDAESRASWVRAVRKAAETNQVAWTYWELDQGFGFIKNRRSVEGFDGSMIAALLGG
- a CDS encoding GumC family protein; amino-acid sequence: MKPARIDERTLPPLFDIGAVWAILWARRLMVLAIAGAALLLALSYLAVTKPSYTATASILIDPRDTRATNFNNVLPGIGSDSAAIASQVFVIQSPDLLGAVFRSQKLDSDPEFAGAGMTSRLLSLFGAGATPTQDAAFKRFQSKVSVEREGLTYVINVSFTSPSPEKAARIANAIVDQYRAGLVGERETANSDVNTLLTDRISGLQKDVSDAERAVEDFKTKHNIVNSTDGGTLQSQLDQLTAQLIAAQGDADRAKDRYNQALAAGNSPAGLAKLADILTSTSASKLRDDYNQRATELASLQTMYGPRHPTIGRLQSELERLQRLMAAEADRIRQQLKASYDLAVQNVGKLQDKLEALRQQSTDSNIAQVQLRQLESKAQAARAVLDDYLKRAQETSQMQGVQTSEARKIGVASPPVQPTWPKPVLLLLVSVVLGLLAGCGLALALGPVPQPEEDPQAPKHAAQEPVVDRKDSAPVSPRPLPMPANFGEYRLPGVAGGTAYSNIKAIRKQLFQTGNETLSLDVLKIMRQMVLHLNDHGKPFVILVSSIRSSFEARIAGAMLGIGMQRADQNVLMVEIGDHLSSSTTDGAGLFIDGATGLRTVVCSSVMEKGPGVPDRNTFRGILAEAGSAFDFVLVIAPSFNENGWIPELFAKADLALLALGPFEQPSEAAKLLAQKFGAGQIGRSATLVVAPDGARPAEAMDGPRAVGEQRRSAAARG